Proteins encoded by one window of Cylindrospermum stagnale PCC 7417:
- a CDS encoding proton extrusion protein PcxA: MSMMKNSVFSQKIYPYLLAAYRWYLRTPERSLDEAYQTALKIKEIEDKHFDGNRIDRDSSKYSSSVMDYFESDLKKLLKNARMRLTEFKASRWFSDESNQKAAAKAGIEYPSRSSILEKLRFIDQVISKYTTLDAEITSSALVNKSANTSVDSAIAQPIAPKIAAQNFERKPRGKTDTTGVLPRSILTTITRLQVELDPNAEQNVVKNFRQAQKRTIISIRFILLLIIVPLLTHQLSKFLVVGPLVDHFRTSETVQVFLNAEMEEEALEELQKFEERIKFETLIINAPPLSNEKIEDQIKKKAREIAEEFRGESSQAIKNVFSDIFSVAAFIWLLLISKPSIMVLKDFFDNVVYGLSDSAKAFIIILFTDVFVGFHSPHGWEVILEGISRHWGLPANRDFIFLFIATFPVILDTIFKYWIFRYLNRISPSAVATYHNMNE; encoded by the coding sequence TTGTCGATGATGAAAAACTCTGTATTTAGCCAAAAAATTTACCCTTACTTACTGGCTGCTTACCGATGGTATTTAAGGACACCAGAACGTTCACTGGATGAAGCTTACCAGACGGCATTAAAAATTAAGGAAATCGAGGATAAGCATTTTGATGGTAATAGAATAGACCGTGACTCATCCAAGTACAGCAGTAGTGTGATGGATTATTTTGAGTCAGACCTAAAAAAACTTCTAAAAAACGCCCGAATGCGGCTGACAGAGTTTAAAGCTAGCCGTTGGTTTTCAGATGAATCTAATCAAAAAGCTGCTGCTAAAGCTGGTATAGAATATCCCAGTCGTTCGTCAATTTTAGAAAAGTTAAGATTTATCGATCAAGTCATATCAAAATATACTACTTTAGATGCTGAAATAACCTCTTCAGCTTTAGTTAATAAATCTGCTAATACATCAGTTGATTCAGCAATTGCTCAACCAATTGCCCCAAAAATAGCCGCTCAAAACTTTGAGAGAAAACCACGGGGAAAAACCGACACGACGGGTGTGTTACCCCGTTCAATTTTAACTACTATCACTCGTCTACAAGTAGAATTAGATCCAAATGCTGAACAAAATGTTGTTAAAAACTTTCGTCAAGCGCAAAAAAGAACAATTATATCTATCAGATTTATTTTACTACTAATTATAGTACCGCTGCTAACTCATCAGCTATCAAAATTTTTGGTAGTAGGCCCGTTAGTTGATCACTTTAGAACCTCGGAGACGGTGCAAGTATTTCTCAATGCTGAAATGGAAGAAGAAGCTCTTGAAGAACTGCAAAAATTTGAAGAGAGAATCAAGTTTGAAACCCTGATTATAAATGCTCCGCCCCTGTCTAATGAAAAAATTGAAGACCAGATCAAAAAGAAAGCCCGTGAGATAGCTGAAGAATTTCGTGGCGAAAGTTCCCAGGCTATTAAAAATGTGTTTTCAGATATTTTTTCTGTTGCTGCTTTCATCTGGCTGCTGCTGATCAGCAAGCCTTCTATTATGGTGCTAAAAGATTTCTTTGATAATGTTGTCTATGGTTTGAGTGATAGTGCCAAAGCATTCATTATCATTTTGTTTACCGATGTATTTGTCGGCTTTCACTCCCCTCATGGCTGGGAAGTAATTCTTGAAGGGATATCACGCCATTGGGGACTACCGGCAAATCGAGATTTTATCTTCTTATTTATTGCCACATTTCCCGTGATTTTAGATACAATTTTTAAATACTGGATTTTCCGTTACTTGAACCGAATATCGCCTTCAGCAGTTGCCACTTACCACAATATGAATGAATAG
- a CDS encoding ABC transporter ATP-binding protein/permease: MNRFKSQFWQQFLAVAQPFWFPINADAKPFLVLLILLVAFIFGSFFVAVAAFSLIGQEYFPNLLNNLAPGLPDFITQIINSPVINLIRLLCIIPLLFFGYYWKKLKSHWRGWMMLALLLFLVLSVSGINVVSSYVGRDLVNAISNKNSSEYSRILIIYAIVLVVTTVFVVFSQYLKNKLTLHWLQWLTNHFLYKYFQNRAYYHINSNVDIDNPDQRISLEIGSFTNISLNLFLTILNQIVDLIAFCGILWSISKMLVAILIIYALVGNIVTTFLSQRLILLNAQQLQYEANFRFGLVHIRNNAESIAFYGGEEQEFSQVKQRFSNAMRNTHRMIDWQRNMEFFTTGYSNLILIIPYLVVAPLYLDGKIELGVIMQAIIACNQVLGALSVIVSQFENISKFAAVINRLGEFYQALSEPQVKLFPQQNIDLVIANQIILENVTLQTPNYEKTLIKDLSLAITDGDSLLIMGNSGCGKSSLVRTLAGLWNAGTGAIFRPNLDEMMFLPQRPYMILGSLRDQLLYPQNSRKLTDEELDQVLEQVHLEDLPSRVGGWDIELDWNYVLSLGEQQRIAFARLLLMQPRYAILDEATSALDMNNEAQIYQKLQQMKTTFISIGHRPSLVKYHHLLLQLHGDSTWQLLPSKNYSAHGSIVF; this comes from the coding sequence ATGAACAGATTTAAATCTCAATTTTGGCAACAATTTTTAGCAGTCGCCCAACCTTTCTGGTTTCCCATCAATGCTGATGCCAAACCTTTTCTGGTACTGTTAATACTGCTCGTGGCTTTCATATTTGGCTCTTTCTTTGTTGCTGTAGCAGCTTTTAGTTTAATCGGTCAAGAATATTTCCCTAATTTATTAAATAATCTTGCTCCTGGATTACCAGATTTTATTACTCAAATTATTAATTCCCCAGTTATTAATCTTATTAGGTTATTATGTATTATTCCCCTACTTTTTTTTGGCTACTACTGGAAAAAGTTAAAATCTCACTGGAGAGGCTGGATGATGTTAGCTTTGCTATTATTTCTAGTATTATCTGTCAGTGGCATTAATGTAGTTAGTAGCTATGTGGGGCGTGACTTAGTAAATGCTATTAGTAACAAAAATAGCTCAGAATATTCTAGAATATTAATAATCTATGCAATTGTCTTGGTTGTCACTACAGTTTTTGTTGTTTTTTCCCAGTACCTCAAAAATAAACTGACTCTTCACTGGTTACAGTGGCTAACTAATCATTTTTTATATAAATATTTTCAAAACCGAGCTTATTATCACATCAATTCTAACGTCGATATTGACAATCCAGACCAGAGAATATCTTTAGAAATTGGCTCTTTTACTAATATAAGCCTAAATTTATTTCTGACTATATTGAATCAAATTGTTGACCTGATAGCTTTCTGCGGAATTCTCTGGTCTATTTCTAAAATGTTAGTTGCTATTCTGATAATTTATGCTCTAGTTGGTAATATTGTCACCACTTTTTTAAGCCAAAGATTAATTCTGCTTAACGCCCAACAACTTCAGTACGAAGCTAATTTCCGGTTTGGATTGGTACATATTCGTAACAATGCTGAATCAATTGCTTTTTATGGGGGTGAAGAACAAGAATTTAGCCAGGTAAAGCAGCGATTTTCAAATGCTATGCGAAACACGCATCGAATGATTGACTGGCAGAGGAATATGGAATTTTTTACCACTGGATACAGCAATTTGATTTTGATTATTCCTTATCTAGTCGTAGCACCTTTATATCTAGATGGTAAAATAGAACTAGGTGTGATCATGCAAGCTATTATCGCTTGTAATCAAGTTTTAGGAGCACTGTCGGTAATTGTCAGTCAATTTGAAAATATCAGTAAATTTGCTGCTGTAATTAATCGTTTAGGTGAATTTTATCAAGCATTATCTGAACCCCAAGTAAAACTTTTCCCTCAACAAAATATTGATTTAGTTATAGCTAACCAAATTATATTAGAAAATGTCACCTTGCAAACTCCCAACTATGAAAAGACTTTAATCAAAGATTTGTCATTGGCGATAACAGATGGTGATAGCCTGCTAATTATGGGAAACAGTGGTTGTGGCAAAAGTTCACTGGTCAGAACACTAGCTGGTTTGTGGAATGCTGGTACTGGAGCTATTTTTCGTCCCAATCTAGACGAAATGATGTTTTTACCGCAACGACCTTATATGATTTTGGGTTCTTTGCGTGACCAATTACTCTACCCTCAAAATAGTCGTAAATTGACAGATGAAGAACTAGATCAAGTCTTGGAACAAGTACATTTAGAAGACTTACCTTCTAGAGTGGGTGGCTGGGATATTGAACTAGATTGGAACTATGTTTTATCTTTAGGTGAACAACAACGCATTGCTTTCGCTCGGCTCCTACTAATGCAGCCTCGCTATGCCATTTTAGATGAAGCGACAAGCGCTTTAGATATGAACAATGAGGCGCAAATATATCAAAAATTGCAACAGATGAAAACTACTTTTATCAGCATTGGACATCGTCCTAGTTTGGTGAAGTATCACCATTTGCTTTTACAACTACACGGCGATTCTACTTGGCAGCTTTTACCCAGTAAAAACTACAGCGCTCATGGCAGCATAGTTTTTTAA
- the mltA gene encoding murein transglycosylase A has product MKKILTAITISLPVVLLIFLVRMESMANRELSPAECQVKKWNLPVDLATQQQKTPLPPALFQRASVTCCQDDSSCLDNVIYQGENGQIADKKAILTAIDRSLRYLQTSNAVAAYQKYPVVGVTRDRVFKSLQRFRELLLTTNSPAELHAAIEKEFVFYQSIGKDGKGTVLFTAYYEPLYAASRTPTAEYRYPIYRLPPDLNSWTRPHPPRLALEGADGLQGAKGKLRGLELFWFRDRLEPYLAQIQGSARLQLTDGTQTTVGYAGNIAYNYQSIGRELINDGKLPVEGVTMPMILDYFHQYPQELNIYIPRDRSFVFFQENYGSPATGSISVPLTAERSIATDKSLMPPGALALIRAAIPFATTTNQLKHRTVSRYVLDQDAGGAIKGAGRVDYFLGTGKLAGDRAGVTVSNGQLFYPLLKPASLRPNSQL; this is encoded by the coding sequence ATGAAAAAGATACTAACCGCCATCACCATCAGCCTACCTGTAGTTTTGTTGATTTTTCTGGTGCGGATGGAATCAATGGCAAATCGCGAACTCAGTCCGGCAGAATGTCAGGTAAAAAAGTGGAATTTACCAGTTGACTTGGCTACACAACAGCAAAAAACACCATTACCGCCGGCACTGTTCCAGAGAGCATCAGTTACTTGTTGCCAAGATGATTCTTCTTGTCTGGATAACGTAATTTATCAGGGTGAAAACGGCCAAATTGCCGATAAAAAGGCAATATTGACGGCTATAGATCGCAGTCTCCGATACCTGCAAACATCTAACGCTGTTGCTGCATATCAAAAGTATCCGGTGGTGGGTGTTACTCGCGATCGCGTTTTCAAGAGTTTGCAGAGGTTTCGCGAACTGCTACTCACAACTAATTCCCCAGCAGAACTTCACGCAGCTATCGAAAAAGAATTTGTCTTTTACCAGTCAATTGGTAAAGATGGCAAAGGTACTGTTTTGTTTACTGCTTACTATGAACCGCTTTATGCTGCAAGTCGGACTCCCACAGCAGAGTATCGTTATCCTATTTATCGATTACCACCTGATTTAAATTCCTGGACTAGACCTCATCCTCCGCGTTTAGCGTTAGAAGGTGCAGATGGTTTGCAAGGCGCCAAAGGTAAGCTGCGGGGGTTAGAATTATTTTGGTTTCGCGATCGCCTCGAACCATATCTAGCACAAATTCAAGGTTCAGCGCGACTTCAGCTAACTGATGGCACTCAGACAACCGTCGGTTACGCAGGTAATATCGCTTATAACTATCAAAGTATTGGTCGAGAATTGATAAATGATGGCAAACTACCTGTAGAAGGTGTGACTATGCCGATGATTCTCGACTACTTCCACCAGTATCCTCAAGAATTAAATATTTATATCCCGCGCGATCGCAGTTTTGTGTTTTTTCAAGAAAATTACGGTTCACCAGCAACAGGTTCGATCAGCGTACCACTGACAGCAGAGCGTTCAATCGCTACCGATAAATCCCTCATGCCTCCTGGTGCTTTAGCCTTGATTCGTGCTGCTATTCCTTTTGCTACCACTACCAATCAACTAAAACATCGCACCGTTAGTCGTTATGTTCTTGACCAAGATGCAGGAGGTGCAATTAAAGGTGCAGGCAGAGTAGATTACTTTTTAGGCACCGGCAAATTAGCAGGCGATCGCGCTGGTGTCACAGTCAGTAACGGACAATTATTTTATCCCCTACTCAAACCCGCGTCGCTTCGCCCCAATTCACAACTATAA
- a CDS encoding class I SAM-dependent methyltransferase codes for MYTDVDFSHCHHIIELGCGVGAQIQLLLNRWPHLKITGVDISQAQISRASEFLKPHIEAGRVSLHVSHGRELPLPDESFDGALICFVLEHAHNPLNVLKEIKRVMKSGSSLYCTEAFNAGLYVYPTSLAFQTYWEMLNRYQKELNGDPNVGIKLYNLALKAGFSQIYPACIPIYLDDRIKDIPQRINLIDWFVECILSVAPALIAQDRIATCLIEEMKQEYSWIKHNQDSIFMYPLQQIKAVK; via the coding sequence ATATATACTGATGTTGATTTTTCTCATTGTCATCACATTATTGAATTAGGTTGTGGAGTCGGAGCGCAAATACAACTCCTATTAAATCGCTGGCCACATTTAAAAATTACTGGTGTTGATATTTCCCAAGCACAAATTAGTCGTGCTAGTGAATTTCTCAAGCCACATATTGAAGCAGGACGGGTATCTCTGCATGTTAGTCATGGTAGAGAGCTTCCTTTACCTGATGAATCCTTCGATGGCGCATTGATCTGCTTTGTTCTGGAACATGCACACAATCCGCTCAATGTTCTCAAAGAGATAAAAAGAGTGATGAAATCAGGTAGTAGTCTTTATTGCACAGAAGCGTTTAATGCGGGTTTATATGTCTATCCCACTTCTCTAGCTTTTCAAACTTACTGGGAAATGCTCAATCGTTATCAAAAGGAATTGAACGGAGATCCAAATGTAGGTATAAAACTTTATAACTTGGCATTGAAAGCTGGTTTTTCTCAAATTTATCCTGCCTGTATTCCTATTTACTTAGATGACAGGATTAAAGATATTCCACAGCGCATAAATTTGATTGATTGGTTTGTTGAATGTATATTAAGTGTTGCTCCAGCCTTGATTGCTCAAGACAGAATCGCAACTTGTCTAATAGAAGAAATGAAACAAGAATACTCTTGGATAAAACATAATCAAGACAGTATTTTTATGTACCCACTTCAGCAAATAAAAGCTGTGAAATAA
- a CDS encoding class I SAM-dependent methyltransferase: MDKKEQQLLQSWTVNAKPWTRVVREQLLESRILVTNSAILEAVIKLEPKTFLDIGCGEGWLVHELFSRGFDGWGVDGIEELIDSARCIGDVRFVVSSYSDIPSQRFGSINQFECFICNFSILGESALGEIAEAGHGLLQSKGKIIIQTLHPHIACGDAPYEDGWRETCWLLVEDEPFHPAPWYFRTVESWIREFHLRNYRLLNLIEPVHPKTKKPVSILFIFERL; the protein is encoded by the coding sequence ATGGACAAAAAAGAGCAACAACTTCTCCAGTCATGGACAGTGAATGCCAAACCTTGGACGCGTGTAGTTCGTGAGCAGCTTCTTGAGAGCCGCATTCTGGTCACAAATTCCGCTATTTTAGAAGCCGTGATTAAACTTGAACCAAAAACCTTTTTAGACATTGGGTGTGGTGAAGGGTGGTTGGTTCATGAACTGTTCTCACGCGGGTTTGATGGGTGGGGAGTTGATGGCATTGAGGAGCTAATTGACTCAGCACGGTGTATTGGCGATGTCCGCTTTGTTGTATCTTCTTACTCAGATATTCCGTCACAGAGATTTGGCAGCATTAACCAGTTCGAGTGCTTTATCTGCAACTTTTCAATTCTCGGAGAATCTGCTCTTGGTGAGATAGCTGAGGCGGGTCATGGCCTGTTACAGTCCAAGGGCAAAATAATTATTCAGACACTTCATCCTCATATCGCTTGCGGTGATGCTCCATATGAGGATGGGTGGCGGGAAACTTGTTGGCTTTTAGTTGAAGACGAGCCGTTTCATCCTGCTCCTTGGTACTTCAGAACAGTTGAATCATGGATTCGTGAGTTTCATCTGAGGAATTACAGATTACTGAACTTAATTGAACCCGTCCACCCAAAGACCAAGAAACCAGTCTCAATTTTATTCATCTTTGAACGACTTTGA
- a CDS encoding cinnamycin family lantibiotic codes for MSNKTLPEIPMSYLDQLLHRAIVDSEFRIELLSRPEEFGITKADVENLALLTSVEQQDMSFVELVVEDDMVRAACGRTCVSGFTILCDGSTQPNCRRTCVSGYTIRCDGVTV; via the coding sequence ATGTCTAATAAAACATTGCCAGAAATTCCGATGAGTTACCTTGATCAGCTATTGCATCGTGCAATAGTTGATTCGGAATTTCGGATCGAACTCTTGTCTCGTCCTGAAGAATTTGGCATCACAAAAGCAGATGTTGAAAATCTGGCTCTGCTCACATCTGTAGAACAGCAGGATATGTCTTTTGTTGAGTTAGTCGTCGAAGACGATATGGTCAGGGCTGCTTGTGGAAGAACCTGTGTCTCTGGCTTTACCATTCTTTGTGATGGTAGTACTCAACCTAACTGTCGGCGCACTTGTGTTTCTGGTTACACAATTCGTTGCGACGGTGTTACAGTCTAA
- a CDS encoding type 2 lanthipeptide synthetase LanM family protein, translating into MLDNLTIAEFACRASNLSERLAISKKLAFSNALESCTAQLSPLDTWTLNKLAGKLAATQVKQQLYQQLATNIPTQLNLQKLLTDYKLYELNLSNLSESERSEFIQPHATWLKVYTEALMSLDLSPDNFAGSGCYQPNIYYGRFAKVCEPFLRWLQQKLQPICKFFEQTIANYKISLEVITDIQLELVNRFEWALAHVIEADINLYCYQNGINKSSDSQAYIDYLDATFNNEQGYHKFYAKFPVLARHLAQVSDFLSKIGAELLQRLSSERRDISTTFFDDIPIEKITGFSLGNSDAHAGGHTVVMVDLELANSQSKTIVYKPRCIQSEAAMQGLLATLTREKVVQFGNYRLLCKQGYGYVEFLPVQNHAENLKIVEIFYQQLGGYLAIFHILGGSDLHFENILVSNCNAFICDCETALEVVPRRLNKSPDTMFDSVFSTGMLDWPLPTKKPDVGDGLRPAGSDRAERISLSGYTGGESYTLPFAVPQINNRLSLALTVEHQVGVEVKVEGTNRIYYQGQLVHPYHYQQCILDGFNKVYDWVRKNHTQAIGLLEKLFAGSSVRFVNRATQVYAHLLNSARHPKCLAEPLEVDLVYHTLIEHPRLWDDTGQLAELELTALWQLDIPIFTAKADAKELIFNYQQQLPESLVISPLDNAIARIQRLSVESQMRQNQYIYTSLSTGEINNQHFIDSAVNYAYEIGRELCSLLQDSSESAPWKTIDFTATAKCLVDINSSIYTGSAGIALFLAYLDVIRPHPEFRQAANRALIHGMEECDGLRPAGSDGLRPAGSDRVMIGAFQGKAGLIYLLTHLGQLWKQPELWQLASDLCDELYPLISQDDYYDIINGVSGVIPVMLGLAEVTMGKGMNCAIACAEHLLQNAVPIGDTLAWPYNPELARDYLTGFAHGVAGIGWALIRLGVYTNQPKYITTGLQAFAYEATQFDHLEGNWYDLRTSVMTKQAPGAKFGYFWCSGAAGIGLSRIDSWAALGKTDANILREAQKALDITLRHFNRLTDDSLCHGRSGNSELLLRCALLQDEPYLQMEANVQATAQWRNFERAHRWTCGAGGSDVLPDLMTGLAGIGMHFLRLAYPQLIPSPLLLDTPPKQVAS; encoded by the coding sequence GTGCTTGATAATCTTACCATCGCTGAATTTGCTTGTCGCGCAAGTAATTTATCCGAACGTCTGGCGATTAGTAAAAAATTGGCTTTTAGCAATGCTTTAGAATCTTGTACTGCACAACTAAGCCCACTCGATACTTGGACTCTCAACAAATTAGCTGGTAAGCTAGCGGCAACACAAGTTAAACAGCAGCTTTATCAGCAATTAGCAACAAATATACCAACACAGCTTAACTTGCAAAAACTGCTAACTGACTACAAATTATATGAGTTAAATTTAAGTAATTTGTCTGAGTCTGAGCGGTCTGAGTTTATTCAACCTCACGCTACATGGTTGAAAGTGTATACAGAGGCTTTGATGAGCCTTGATTTATCGCCAGATAATTTTGCTGGGAGTGGCTGTTATCAGCCTAATATTTATTACGGTCGTTTTGCTAAAGTTTGTGAACCATTTTTACGTTGGCTACAACAAAAACTGCAACCTATTTGTAAATTTTTTGAACAAACGATAGCTAATTACAAAATTAGTTTAGAAGTAATCACCGATATTCAACTGGAACTGGTTAATCGTTTTGAATGGGCGTTAGCTCATGTGATAGAAGCTGATATTAATCTTTATTGCTATCAAAATGGCATCAACAAATCATCTGATTCTCAAGCATATATAGATTACCTAGATGCAACATTTAATAATGAGCAAGGTTATCACAAATTTTATGCTAAGTTTCCGGTTTTAGCAAGACATTTAGCGCAAGTTAGCGATTTTTTAAGCAAAATTGGTGCGGAATTGCTACAGCGGTTAAGTAGTGAGCGTAGAGACATCAGCACCACTTTTTTTGATGATATTCCTATCGAGAAAATTACTGGTTTTAGTTTAGGTAATTCTGATGCCCATGCTGGTGGTCACACAGTAGTTATGGTGGATTTAGAGTTAGCTAACTCTCAATCAAAAACTATTGTCTACAAACCACGCTGTATTCAATCAGAAGCAGCTATGCAAGGATTACTTGCTACTTTGACTAGAGAGAAAGTTGTGCAGTTTGGTAATTATCGGTTGCTTTGTAAACAAGGATATGGTTATGTAGAGTTTTTGCCAGTACAAAACCATGCTGAAAACCTTAAAATTGTCGAAATTTTTTATCAGCAGTTGGGTGGTTATTTAGCTATTTTTCATATCTTAGGCGGTAGTGATCTGCATTTTGAAAACATTCTTGTTTCCAACTGTAACGCTTTTATCTGCGACTGCGAAACAGCTTTGGAAGTAGTACCGCGTCGCCTGAATAAATCTCCAGATACGATGTTTGATTCGGTGTTTAGTACGGGAATGCTTGATTGGCCTCTTCCGACTAAGAAACCTGATGTTGGCGATGGGCTACGCCCCGCTGGAAGTGATCGCGCGGAACGCATCAGCTTGAGTGGCTATACTGGCGGTGAGTCATACACTTTACCATTTGCTGTCCCGCAAATAAATAACCGTCTGTCTTTAGCTCTGACAGTTGAACACCAAGTTGGTGTTGAAGTAAAGGTGGAGGGGACAAATCGCATTTATTATCAAGGTCAACTCGTACATCCATATCATTATCAACAGTGCATTTTAGACGGGTTTAACAAAGTTTATGACTGGGTAAGAAAAAACCATACTCAAGCTATTGGATTGCTTGAAAAATTATTTGCCGGGTCTTCAGTGCGCTTTGTTAACCGGGCGACACAAGTTTATGCCCATTTACTGAACTCGGCGCGACATCCTAAATGTTTAGCAGAACCATTAGAAGTCGATTTGGTTTACCACACATTAATAGAACATCCAAGGCTGTGGGATGATACTGGTCAGCTAGCTGAACTAGAATTAACTGCTTTATGGCAATTAGACATTCCTATTTTTACTGCTAAGGCAGATGCCAAAGAACTGATTTTTAACTACCAGCAGCAGCTACCTGAATCTTTAGTGATTTCACCACTAGATAACGCCATTGCTAGAATTCAGCGGTTATCTGTGGAGAGCCAAATGCGACAAAATCAATATATTTATACCAGCTTGTCTACAGGAGAAATTAACAATCAACACTTTATTGATTCAGCAGTGAATTATGCCTATGAAATTGGTAGGGAATTATGTTCACTGCTACAAGATTCCTCAGAGTCAGCGCCTTGGAAAACTATAGATTTTACTGCCACTGCTAAGTGTTTGGTTGATATTAATTCCTCAATATATACAGGTTCCGCAGGAATTGCGCTGTTTTTAGCTTATCTTGATGTGATTCGACCGCACCCAGAATTTCGCCAAGCAGCGAACCGGGCACTGATTCATGGGATGGAAGAATGCGATGGGCTACGCCCCGCTGGAAGCGATGGGCTACGCCCCGCTGGAAGCGATCGCGTCATGATTGGTGCATTCCAGGGAAAAGCCGGTTTAATTTATCTGTTGACCCACCTTGGCCAGCTATGGAAGCAACCAGAACTTTGGCAATTAGCAAGTGATTTATGCGATGAACTCTACCCCTTGATTAGCCAAGACGATTACTACGACATCATCAACGGTGTATCAGGGGTGATTCCTGTGATGCTAGGACTAGCTGAAGTCACAATGGGTAAGGGGATGAATTGTGCGATCGCTTGTGCAGAACACCTACTACAAAATGCCGTCCCAATAGGCGATACACTTGCTTGGCCCTACAACCCAGAGTTAGCACGAGATTATCTTACCGGCTTTGCCCACGGCGTCGCTGGCATTGGTTGGGCGCTAATTCGTTTGGGAGTCTACACCAACCAGCCCAAATACATTACAACTGGTCTTCAAGCTTTTGCCTACGAAGCCACTCAATTTGATCACCTAGAGGGCAATTGGTATGATTTGCGAACATCAGTGATGACTAAACAAGCTCCCGGTGCTAAGTTTGGTTATTTTTGGTGTAGCGGTGCAGCAGGCATTGGTTTGAGTCGCATTGATAGCTGGGCTGCATTAGGTAAAACTGACGCAAATATCTTGAGAGAAGCTCAAAAGGCACTCGATATCACCCTCCGCCACTTTAACCGCTTGACCGATGATTCCCTCTGTCACGGTAGATCAGGCAACTCAGAGTTATTACTCAGGTGTGCCTTACTTCAGGACGAGCCTTATCTGCAAATGGAAGCTAACGTCCAGGCTACAGCACAGTGGCGTAACTTTGAACGTGCCCACCGTTGGACTTGCGGTGCTGGCGGTAGTGATGTTTTGCCTGACCTAATGACTGGCTTGGCCGGTATTGGAATGCACTTCTTGCGTTTAGCTTATCCACAGCTAATTCCCTCGCCTCTACTGCTAGATACACCGCCAAAGCAGGTAGCCTCCTAA
- the msrA gene encoding peptide-methionine (S)-S-oxide reductase MsrA yields MALFGFGKKLAIPTPEQALPGRAESISVPAKHYVNGNPLKPPFPDGLEQAIFGLGCFWGAERKFWQLEGVYTTAVGYAAGTTPNPTYEEVCTGMTGHNEVVLVVFDPKVISYSQLLKVFWESHNPTQGMRQGNDTGTQYRSGIYVYSPNQKQLAEASRAAYQPALSSAGYGQISTEILDAPEFYYAEAYHQQYLAKNPRGYCGLGGTNVACPVGIIETQVSS; encoded by the coding sequence ATGGCGCTATTTGGATTTGGTAAAAAGTTGGCTATCCCCACTCCTGAGCAAGCTTTGCCAGGAAGAGCAGAATCTATATCTGTACCTGCTAAACATTATGTGAATGGCAATCCTCTCAAACCTCCTTTTCCCGATGGATTGGAACAAGCAATATTTGGCTTAGGCTGTTTTTGGGGTGCAGAACGTAAATTCTGGCAACTTGAAGGAGTTTATACCACCGCAGTGGGTTACGCCGCAGGCACCACGCCTAATCCCACCTATGAAGAAGTATGTACTGGCATGACTGGTCATAATGAAGTGGTCTTAGTAGTGTTTGACCCGAAAGTAATTAGTTATTCCCAACTGCTAAAAGTCTTTTGGGAAAGCCACAACCCCACTCAAGGGATGCGCCAAGGTAACGATACTGGCACTCAATATCGTTCAGGAATTTATGTTTATTCTCCAAATCAAAAGCAGCTTGCAGAAGCATCGCGGGCAGCTTATCAGCCAGCCCTCAGCAGTGCTGGTTATGGGCAAATTAGCACAGAAATCTTGGACGCGCCTGAATTCTACTATGCAGAAGCCTACCATCAGCAGTACTTAGCCAAAAACCCCAGGGGGTATTGTGGTTTAGGAGGGACTAATGTTGCTTGTCCTGTGGGAATCATTGAAACTCAAGTGAGTAGCTAG